The following are from one region of the Verrucomicrobiota bacterium genome:
- a CDS encoding iron-containing alcohol dehydrogenase, which yields MTGMLHSANAPTPLHDFSLKTRLLFGHRSADRVGELAREYGAQKVLLVTDAGVTQAGHAARVEQTLRAAGLHVTVFNQVRENPTVTDVALCSQAAREAQPDCFIGLGGGSVLDVTKAANLLLTNGGEIKDFCGSNKVAHPLRPWIAIPTTTGTGSECQSSLILVDESARCKLICRDPKLIAPTALLDPTLASSQPPRVTAATGMNAIAQAVESAVSRKRNPLAQLFAREAFRLCYGNLLKTMTFPDDLEARGQMLLGATYAGLAAECGGLGAAHAAAYPLETNCNVLHGVATGVMLSAVIRFNAQQALARSIYTDLARLAMLDTPEALSEALERLLADAKLPRSLSACGVPHKMIPGLTDEAVKQWAVPFNPRPVNTSDFSKLYNAVF from the coding sequence ATGACAGGGATGCTTCACTCCGCCAACGCCCCTACCCCGCTGCATGATTTTAGCCTGAAAACCCGGTTATTGTTTGGCCACCGGTCGGCGGATCGGGTGGGCGAACTGGCGCGAGAATATGGCGCGCAAAAAGTTCTGCTGGTGACTGACGCCGGCGTGACCCAAGCCGGACATGCAGCCCGGGTTGAGCAAACCCTGCGCGCAGCCGGCCTCCACGTTACGGTATTCAACCAGGTGCGTGAAAATCCCACGGTGACCGATGTGGCACTGTGTTCTCAGGCCGCCCGCGAGGCACAGCCCGATTGCTTTATCGGCCTCGGCGGTGGCAGTGTGCTGGATGTCACCAAGGCGGCCAATCTGTTGCTGACCAATGGCGGGGAAATAAAAGATTTTTGCGGGAGCAACAAGGTGGCGCACCCCTTGCGCCCATGGATTGCCATTCCCACCACCACCGGCACGGGTAGCGAATGCCAATCTTCCCTGATCCTGGTAGATGAGTCGGCCCGGTGCAAACTGATTTGCCGCGACCCCAAACTCATTGCGCCAACCGCGCTGCTCGATCCCACGCTGGCCAGTTCCCAGCCACCCCGGGTAACGGCGGCGACCGGCATGAATGCCATCGCCCAGGCCGTGGAAAGCGCAGTGTCCCGCAAGCGCAACCCGCTGGCGCAATTATTTGCGCGGGAAGCCTTCCGGCTTTGTTATGGAAATTTGCTCAAGACCATGACGTTCCCGGACGACCTCGAGGCGCGCGGGCAAATGCTGCTCGGCGCGACCTATGCCGGATTGGCGGCGGAATGCGGGGGGCTTGGTGCGGCACACGCGGCGGCCTACCCGTTGGAAACCAACTGTAATGTCCTCCATGGCGTGGCGACCGGAGTGATGTTATCAGCGGTAATCCGGTTCAACGCGCAACAGGCACTCGCACGGAGCATTTATACTGATTTGGCGCGCCTGGCGATGCTGGATACCCCGGAAGCGTTATCCGAGGCCTTGGAACGTTTATTGGCGGATGCGAAACTCCCCCGGAGCCTATCCGCTTGCGGTGTGCCGCACAAAATGATCCCCGGGCTGACCGATGAGGCGGTAAAGCAATGGGCGGTGCCGTTCAATCCGCGTCCGGTGAACACCAGCGACTTTTCCAAACTGTACAACGCGGTCTTTTAA